The Microbacterium horticulturae genome has a window encoding:
- a CDS encoding LysR substrate-binding domain-containing protein, with amino-acid sequence MSDGLDTRVDGNLVVALEALLVERSVPRVAARLHVGESTATSALRRLRRITGDRLLVRSGGQHELTPLARELLPLVHDAMSSINRALEGGPHFDPRQSDRTFWISASGYAQAQLGAALARLVRGRAPGVRLRMTSLDADGFTLDTLFSRDIVLAHIGGHVTGPRKILFEDELVVVVAADHPALRDGRLDLAAISSMRLVSGTGGQTIPPLVQQMFQGISDIPRIAINAASDQAIPDVVAGSDFLGVVPRRLVEMTARRRHLVIAETPLRRVPLIEAAHWHPSKKTDPAIAWLVGLVRDAVTASGLGG; translated from the coding sequence ATGTCGGACGGCCTTGACACCCGCGTCGACGGCAACCTGGTCGTCGCGTTGGAGGCGTTGTTGGTGGAGCGCTCAGTTCCCCGGGTGGCTGCGCGCCTCCATGTCGGCGAGTCGACCGCGACCTCGGCGCTGAGACGGTTGCGCCGAATCACCGGAGATCGTCTTCTGGTGCGCTCCGGTGGCCAGCACGAGCTGACCCCGCTGGCTCGCGAGCTGTTGCCCCTGGTGCATGATGCGATGAGCTCGATCAACCGGGCACTCGAGGGCGGGCCCCACTTCGACCCGCGGCAGAGCGACCGGACGTTCTGGATCTCGGCGTCGGGATACGCCCAGGCGCAACTCGGTGCGGCGCTGGCGCGCCTCGTCCGCGGCCGTGCGCCGGGGGTGAGACTGCGCATGACGTCATTGGATGCAGACGGCTTCACGCTCGACACGCTGTTCAGTCGCGACATCGTGCTGGCCCACATCGGCGGGCACGTCACGGGCCCGCGGAAGATCCTGTTCGAGGACGAGCTGGTCGTCGTCGTGGCCGCTGATCATCCCGCCCTGCGCGACGGGCGGCTTGATCTGGCGGCGATCTCCTCGATGCGGTTGGTGTCGGGCACCGGCGGGCAGACGATCCCGCCCCTCGTCCAACAGATGTTCCAGGGGATCTCCGACATCCCGAGGATCGCCATCAATGCGGCATCGGATCAGGCGATCCCCGATGTCGTCGCGGGCAGCGATTTCCTGGGAGTCGTGCCCCGCCGGCTCGTCGAGATGACGGCGCGGCGACGCCACCTGGTGATCGCCGAGACTCCGCTTCGGAGGGTGCCGCTGATCGAGGCGGCGCACTGGCATCCCTCCAAGAAGACGGATCCGGCCATCGCCTGGCTCGTTGGGCTGGTACGAGACGCGGTCACGGCATCGGGACTGGGCGGCTGA
- a CDS encoding ABC transporter substrate-binding protein translates to MHTDRYNGPVMTRRTLLGATALGIGTLMLTACTTPGTTKGAATERAGRAARMTIGTRPQNSLNPALVNHVAMVQRLVYDGLLGFDAAGKIVGVLADSFEWADDAFTTVDLTLKPGLLFSDGDALDADAVVKSFTYFQKAAGPEASLYRGIAAKKTGDMSVRFRSETSNPDLPFMLTNVYYGGSVISPTGVSNPGSLETESHGIGPYVYGTMKAGVEYQLVANDKYFDASRVHFDKIVLPILDTEAAQTQSLMAGQCDLTYGGTLTASWTSVTTSSSLTLTLGTPAWAGLNLLDRTGQLVPALGNQKVRQAIMYALDRKAITEAVYGSDASPRVQPANESWLGFDSSLESTYGYDLEKAKKLLEEAGYAKGFTLPVAVAAGDVGETLLQAMDGYLRKVGISLDIKTTTDISALITLLNSGSIAGTSFPTNGQYSVAQLIDSYFTENAGLNPLHQVDDRLLALYTAARQSNAKEDWTAVIAYLNEQALTIPISNTPDAWISRDTVDVGGAYNSKAGIFDVTQIAAAQ, encoded by the coding sequence ATGCACACCGACAGATACAACGGTCCCGTCATGACACGGCGCACACTGCTGGGTGCCACGGCCCTCGGGATCGGCACGCTGATGCTGACCGCCTGCACCACGCCGGGCACGACGAAGGGCGCTGCCACGGAAAGGGCCGGCCGTGCAGCCCGGATGACCATCGGTACTCGCCCCCAGAACAGTCTCAACCCCGCGCTGGTGAACCATGTCGCCATGGTGCAGCGGCTTGTGTACGACGGGCTGCTCGGCTTCGACGCGGCGGGCAAGATCGTCGGCGTCCTGGCGGATTCGTTCGAGTGGGCCGACGACGCGTTCACCACCGTGGATCTGACGCTGAAGCCCGGGCTGCTGTTCTCGGACGGCGATGCGCTCGACGCCGACGCGGTGGTGAAATCCTTCACGTACTTCCAGAAAGCCGCGGGGCCGGAGGCGTCCCTCTACCGAGGGATCGCGGCGAAGAAGACCGGAGACATGAGCGTTCGTTTCCGCTCCGAGACGTCCAACCCGGATCTTCCGTTCATGCTGACGAATGTGTACTACGGCGGTTCGGTCATCAGCCCCACCGGTGTCAGCAACCCGGGTTCACTCGAGACCGAGTCGCACGGCATCGGCCCGTATGTGTACGGAACGATGAAAGCCGGCGTCGAGTACCAGCTCGTCGCCAACGACAAGTACTTCGACGCGTCTCGCGTCCATTTCGACAAGATCGTGCTCCCGATCCTCGACACGGAGGCAGCCCAGACGCAGTCGCTGATGGCCGGGCAGTGCGACCTCACGTATGGCGGAACACTCACCGCCTCCTGGACGTCGGTGACGACGAGCTCCTCGCTGACGCTCACACTGGGGACACCGGCCTGGGCCGGGCTGAATCTCTTGGATCGGACCGGGCAACTGGTGCCGGCGCTCGGGAACCAGAAGGTTCGCCAGGCGATCATGTACGCCCTCGATCGGAAGGCGATCACCGAAGCGGTCTACGGGTCCGACGCCTCGCCGCGGGTCCAGCCGGCGAACGAGAGCTGGCTCGGATTCGATTCGTCGCTGGAGTCGACCTATGGGTACGACCTCGAGAAGGCCAAGAAGCTGCTGGAAGAGGCCGGCTATGCCAAGGGGTTCACGCTGCCGGTCGCCGTCGCGGCGGGAGATGTCGGTGAGACGCTCTTACAGGCCATGGACGGCTATCTGCGCAAGGTGGGCATCTCGCTCGACATCAAGACGACGACAGACATCTCCGCGCTGATCACCCTGCTCAACTCCGGCAGCATAGCGGGCACCAGCTTCCCGACGAACGGCCAGTACAGCGTCGCGCAACTCATCGACTCGTACTTCACCGAGAACGCGGGTCTCAACCCCCTGCATCAGGTCGACGACCGGCTGCTCGCGCTGTACACGGCTGCGCGCCAGAGCAACGCGAAGGAGGACTGGACGGCGGTGATCGCCTACCTCAACGAGCAGGCTCTCACGATCCCGATCAGCAACACCCCTGATGCCTGGATCTCGCGGGACACGGTCGACGTCGGCGGAGCCTACAACAGCAAGGCCGGCATCTTCGACGTCACGCAGATTGCAGCGGCGCAGTGA
- a CDS encoding flavin reductase family protein, whose protein sequence is MTATEAEPFKAAMSALATAVTVVASRESGSPVAMVMGTLTMVSEDPPLVAVLPKRSSSTWRRVAATGRFTASVLAADQREIVAGLAGRSDARFSRIDWDETEAGGAAVAGCVSALDAEIQAEHVAGDHLIVVARVVGLRVDEVPSAPLLFFRRAFHRTIPVPDLPTSRWH, encoded by the coding sequence ATGACGGCGACCGAGGCGGAGCCGTTCAAGGCGGCCATGTCTGCACTGGCGACGGCGGTGACGGTCGTCGCGTCGCGGGAGTCGGGTTCGCCGGTTGCCATGGTCATGGGCACGCTCACCATGGTCTCCGAGGATCCGCCCCTGGTGGCCGTGCTGCCGAAGCGCTCGTCGTCCACCTGGCGCCGGGTCGCGGCGACCGGCCGCTTCACCGCAAGCGTGCTCGCCGCCGATCAGCGCGAGATCGTGGCCGGACTCGCCGGGCGTTCCGACGCCCGCTTCTCACGCATCGACTGGGATGAGACCGAGGCCGGAGGGGCGGCTGTCGCCGGTTGCGTGTCGGCGTTGGACGCCGAGATCCAGGCCGAGCACGTGGCGGGCGACCACCTCATCGTGGTGGCCCGCGTGGTCGGATTGCGCGTGGACGAGGTCCCCAGCGCGCCGCTTCTGTTCTTTCGTCGCGCGTTCCATCGCACGATCCCCGTTCCCGACCTGCCCACCAGCCGTTGGCACTGA
- a CDS encoding ABC transporter substrate-binding protein, giving the protein MNGSRRRVSTLLALAVASTIALAGCSGSASPDAGASGDSAAMKVSVGVTPIPNAAPLYLAEKLGYFTDENLDVTPQIVASAGAAVPLLQSGDLQFAEVSSTPTITATSKGLPLRVVSGDDRYNDDASATDGAALVAAKGSGLTKISELNGKTVAVVGLKSGPELVMRVAIDQAGGDDSKVKFVEIAYPDMVSALESGRVDAALITDPFLSQAKEKGLTVISQPYIDAMPGKAGILWIGSGNWIDQNPEAAAAFQRAITKAVDYAAENPDAVRDIMSTYTKSSKEAIKATVLPVFDSSITADDMKYWADTMLQYGFIDTAYDPSDLIWKP; this is encoded by the coding sequence ATGAACGGATCACGACGGCGCGTGAGCACACTGCTCGCGCTCGCGGTGGCATCGACGATCGCACTCGCGGGATGCAGCGGTTCCGCCTCTCCAGACGCGGGCGCTTCGGGTGACTCCGCAGCGATGAAGGTCAGCGTGGGCGTCACTCCGATCCCCAACGCCGCGCCGCTGTATCTCGCGGAGAAGCTCGGCTACTTCACCGACGAGAACCTCGACGTCACACCACAGATCGTGGCTTCGGCCGGGGCTGCCGTTCCGCTGTTGCAGAGCGGCGACCTGCAGTTCGCCGAGGTCTCGTCCACTCCGACGATCACTGCCACGTCCAAGGGGCTCCCTCTGCGTGTCGTGTCCGGCGACGATCGCTACAACGACGATGCCTCCGCCACCGACGGCGCGGCGCTGGTCGCCGCCAAGGGGAGCGGACTGACGAAGATCTCGGAGTTGAACGGAAAGACAGTCGCGGTCGTCGGGCTGAAGTCCGGGCCCGAACTGGTGATGCGGGTCGCGATCGACCAAGCCGGCGGTGATGACAGCAAGGTCAAGTTCGTCGAGATCGCCTACCCTGACATGGTCTCTGCTCTGGAGTCCGGACGAGTGGATGCCGCGCTCATCACCGATCCGTTCCTTTCGCAGGCCAAAGAGAAGGGCCTCACCGTGATCAGCCAGCCGTACATCGACGCGATGCCCGGCAAGGCGGGAATCCTCTGGATCGGGAGCGGCAACTGGATCGACCAGAACCCCGAGGCGGCGGCCGCGTTCCAGCGGGCGATCACCAAAGCCGTCGACTACGCCGCGGAAAATCCCGACGCCGTCCGCGACATCATGTCCACGTACACCAAGTCGTCGAAGGAGGCCATCAAGGCCACGGTGCTGCCGGTCTTCGACTCGTCGATCACCGCGGACGACATGAAGTACTGGGCTGACACGATGCTCCAGTACGGGTTCATCGACACCGCATACGACCCTTCGGATCTGATCTGGAAGCCGTGA
- a CDS encoding amidohydrolase family protein: MRIDVHSHYRSPRFMETLTQLGAFEEIEVYRMMKEQTLRPRDEATRRHDEDVSERIADMDAGGVDLQVLSLGGGQPYFPDAEKAVIASRVSNDDFSELMRQHPTRLNAFGTVPLPHVDETLAEIERCLDELSFLGINLGCSAEGITLDDARLAPVWEELDRRGAVVYIHPGASVGSITGAEQFHLGPDFVSPSEIAITAARLVVTGMLDRYPNVKIILATLGGALPFLAGRYDHGLRQEYPELHAELGGFPRNLRRFYYDTSVLEEPEALRLASERFGADRLMLGSDFPRDGSSATAAVSYVAESQYLDSDQKVAILDRNAEALLTGLLVSE, encoded by the coding sequence ATGCGCATCGACGTCCATTCCCATTACCGTTCTCCCCGATTCATGGAGACGCTCACGCAGCTCGGAGCATTCGAGGAGATCGAGGTCTACCGGATGATGAAGGAGCAGACGCTGCGGCCCCGTGATGAGGCGACGCGGCGGCACGACGAAGACGTCTCCGAGCGCATCGCGGACATGGACGCCGGAGGAGTCGATCTCCAGGTGCTGAGTCTCGGCGGTGGGCAGCCCTACTTCCCGGACGCGGAGAAGGCGGTGATCGCCTCCCGGGTGTCGAACGATGACTTCTCCGAGTTGATGCGGCAGCACCCGACTCGACTCAACGCCTTCGGCACCGTGCCGCTGCCGCACGTCGACGAGACCCTCGCCGAGATCGAACGCTGCCTGGACGAGCTGTCGTTCCTGGGCATCAACCTGGGCTGCTCGGCCGAGGGCATCACTCTCGACGACGCGCGTCTCGCCCCGGTGTGGGAGGAACTCGACCGTCGCGGGGCGGTGGTGTACATCCATCCCGGTGCCTCCGTCGGCAGCATCACCGGTGCGGAGCAGTTCCACCTCGGGCCCGATTTCGTCAGCCCGTCCGAGATCGCCATCACCGCTGCCCGACTGGTCGTCACCGGCATGCTGGATCGCTATCCGAACGTCAAGATCATCCTCGCCACGCTCGGCGGCGCTCTTCCGTTCCTAGCGGGCCGTTACGATCATGGGCTGCGCCAGGAGTACCCCGAACTCCACGCCGAACTCGGTGGTTTTCCTCGAAATCTGCGACGCTTCTACTACGACACCAGCGTGCTGGAGGAGCCCGAGGCGCTGCGTCTTGCAAGCGAGCGCTTCGGCGCTGATCGCCTGATGTTGGGCAGCGACTTCCCCCGGGACGGCTCGTCGGCGACAGCTGCGGTATCGTACGTGGCGGAATCGCAGTATCTCGACAGCGATCAGAAGGTGGCCATCCTCGACCGGAATGCCGAGGCTTTGCTCACCGGACTGCTCGTGTCCGAGTGA
- a CDS encoding ABC transporter ATP-binding protein: protein MNPLLELEGLCVDYGRGRHARRVVDDVSLTIDSGETLALVGESGSGKTTIGRAVLGMIRPASGRVRIDGVDLAIRSLRERRRWAGTMQAIFQDPYRSLNPSLRVGVSIGEPLSVSSGVSARERARVVADVVERVGLPPDTRARFPVSFSGGQRQRIGIARALSVRPRLIVCDEPTSALDVSTQRQVLDLLAEIQQQTSVGYLFISHDLAVVRSFADRVAVLQSGRIVEIGSARQVCEDPQHAYTKALVAAAPVPDPRIQRRRRIEAAA, encoded by the coding sequence GTGAACCCGCTTCTGGAACTCGAAGGACTGTGCGTCGACTACGGCCGGGGGCGCCACGCCCGCCGTGTCGTCGATGACGTATCGCTGACGATAGACAGCGGTGAGACCCTGGCGCTCGTCGGCGAGTCGGGCTCGGGCAAGACCACGATCGGGCGCGCCGTGCTCGGGATGATCCGGCCCGCTTCCGGCCGGGTACGCATCGACGGCGTCGACCTGGCCATCCGGTCGTTGCGGGAGCGGCGACGCTGGGCCGGCACGATGCAGGCGATCTTCCAGGATCCTTACCGATCGCTCAACCCCTCGCTCAGGGTCGGCGTGTCGATCGGCGAACCGCTCTCGGTGAGCTCGGGGGTCTCCGCCCGCGAACGGGCGCGCGTCGTCGCCGACGTCGTGGAGCGGGTGGGGCTGCCGCCCGACACCCGGGCGCGGTTCCCGGTCAGCTTCTCCGGCGGGCAACGGCAGAGGATCGGCATCGCGCGGGCGTTGTCCGTGCGCCCCAGGCTCATCGTCTGCGACGAGCCCACCAGCGCGCTCGACGTGTCGACTCAGCGTCAGGTGTTGGATCTGCTCGCCGAAATCCAGCAGCAGACCTCTGTCGGCTATCTGTTCATCAGCCACGACCTCGCGGTCGTGCGGTCGTTCGCCGATCGCGTCGCGGTGCTGCAGAGCGGCCGGATCGTCGAGATCGGCTCCGCCCGCCAGGTCTGTGAGGATCCACAGCACGCCTATACGAAGGCTCTCGTGGCGGCGGCTCCGGTACCGGATCCGCGGATCCAACGGCGGCGGCGGATCGAAGCCGCGGCGTGA
- a CDS encoding ABC transporter substrate-binding protein, with translation MTPSADSRLAAVADYLETDLVGEADPHLEPVVLGWVTAGDGPFAEHDVDATMAAAVRLLNERFGGIGGHPVVVRRCLVDGTDAQSESAAAQLAGDAEVCLVLQGNLPEGAEALHRMLGDQLAVAVVSPIGAQDTAARNAYCMTTGTAGAEFAFGHYLAEVLGFREVGVSRVAFDRVSDPIEADLRSSLEARGGVARVGYFGALDRSPKGWYEQAGVERALVDCQAASADALVVLGVPHPDPVIHTARALKALGIETPVYAIGFGLTEKVRAELGDFPRWTYMSPDPMMGAPDPSGHVDAYRAALAEYLPGRPPESLFLTSMAAFGSVITLARVLAPVVAAEGIDRRRAEEALAGFRGPVFLGPDTTPRRDDPDHPAVGSRAVRWYRYEGQDRWELAADWIDPVRPRPRPRP, from the coding sequence ATGACTCCGTCCGCGGACTCCCGGCTCGCCGCGGTAGCCGACTATCTGGAGACTGACCTCGTCGGTGAGGCGGACCCGCACCTCGAACCGGTGGTGCTCGGGTGGGTCACGGCCGGGGATGGGCCCTTCGCCGAGCATGACGTGGATGCGACGATGGCGGCCGCGGTGCGTCTGCTGAATGAGCGCTTCGGCGGCATCGGCGGGCACCCGGTGGTCGTTCGCCGGTGTCTGGTCGACGGTACCGATGCGCAGAGCGAGTCGGCAGCCGCCCAACTGGCCGGTGATGCCGAGGTCTGCCTGGTGCTGCAGGGCAATCTGCCCGAAGGGGCAGAGGCCCTCCATCGGATGTTGGGGGATCAGCTGGCCGTCGCGGTGGTCTCACCCATCGGGGCGCAAGACACCGCTGCCCGGAATGCCTACTGCATGACGACCGGAACCGCCGGCGCAGAGTTCGCGTTCGGGCACTACCTCGCCGAGGTGCTCGGGTTCCGAGAGGTCGGTGTCTCGAGGGTCGCGTTCGACCGCGTGTCGGATCCGATCGAGGCGGATCTTCGGTCCTCACTCGAAGCTCGGGGCGGCGTCGCCCGCGTCGGCTACTTCGGAGCGCTCGACCGCTCGCCGAAGGGCTGGTATGAGCAGGCCGGCGTCGAACGGGCACTCGTCGACTGCCAGGCTGCCTCGGCCGATGCGCTTGTCGTGCTGGGCGTGCCGCATCCCGATCCCGTCATCCACACCGCCCGCGCTCTGAAGGCGCTGGGTATCGAGACACCCGTCTACGCGATCGGCTTCGGCCTGACCGAGAAGGTCCGTGCGGAACTGGGAGACTTCCCGCGCTGGACATACATGAGTCCGGATCCGATGATGGGTGCCCCCGATCCCAGCGGTCACGTCGATGCCTATCGCGCCGCGCTCGCCGAGTACCTGCCCGGCCGGCCCCCGGAATCGCTCTTCCTCACCTCGATGGCGGCGTTCGGGTCGGTGATCACCCTGGCGCGGGTCCTGGCTCCTGTCGTCGCAGCTGAGGGTATCGATCGGAGACGCGCTGAGGAGGCCCTCGCCGGTTTCCGGGGTCCGGTCTTCCTCGGGCCGGACACGACCCCGCGCCGAGACGATCCGGACCATCCGGCCGTCGGGAGTCGGGCGGTGCGGTGGTACCGCTACGAGGGCCAGGATCGCTGGGAACTGGCGGCCGATTGGATCGATCCCGTGCGACCACGACCTCGCCCGAGACCGTGA
- a CDS encoding acyl-CoA dehydrogenase family protein, with protein MGAGQTTAHDTEPDVERSPRSPWPSPETDGPLGSGGASAWGGSTLSDLDSKVEPVLAFLREHRKALLGAAAESEELRHPGPRAREILREAGTPHMRLPRSVGGLELSLSEQMRVLRELAEIDAATAWCSMVTNNATAVFARSLPEETFVELFVENEAPIAVGVIASGGQAERVEGGYIVDGTWSFCSAIDLADWVMCNPLVDGDPAQPLGIAVPKHDVRVNSSSWNVVGLRGTGSADFTLDKVFVPDAHLLAAEPRRTWANTTPHSDPDEHIAIAIGIARHALGSLREGYLEGTYKWRDREVVQSEFSRLTIAVDAAERMAFQMFEEVERCETETLPNDFWLQLRALGAYVTELAVECAGFALRRGGGRALYMPNALERTLRDALAAQAHILVSDQNYAAHGAALLGLVSDRPGHR; from the coding sequence ATGGGTGCTGGACAGACGACCGCACACGACACCGAGCCGGATGTCGAGCGGAGCCCGCGCTCCCCGTGGCCGAGCCCTGAGACGGACGGACCTCTCGGTTCAGGCGGCGCTTCTGCGTGGGGCGGATCGACGCTCTCCGATCTCGATTCGAAGGTGGAGCCCGTTCTCGCCTTCCTCCGCGAGCACCGCAAGGCGCTGTTGGGGGCGGCCGCCGAATCGGAGGAACTGCGACATCCTGGCCCCCGCGCCAGGGAGATCCTTCGCGAGGCCGGCACTCCGCACATGCGGCTGCCCCGATCGGTCGGTGGGCTTGAGCTGTCGCTGTCCGAACAGATGCGCGTGCTGCGGGAGCTGGCGGAGATCGACGCGGCGACCGCTTGGTGCAGCATGGTCACCAACAACGCGACCGCGGTCTTCGCCAGGTCGCTGCCCGAGGAAACGTTCGTCGAGCTGTTCGTTGAGAACGAGGCGCCGATCGCAGTCGGCGTGATCGCATCGGGCGGTCAGGCGGAGCGGGTCGAAGGCGGCTACATCGTGGACGGCACCTGGAGCTTCTGCAGCGCGATCGACCTGGCGGATTGGGTCATGTGCAATCCGTTGGTCGACGGCGACCCGGCGCAGCCTCTGGGGATCGCGGTCCCCAAGCACGACGTTCGTGTCAACTCCTCGTCCTGGAACGTTGTCGGTCTGCGGGGCACAGGCAGCGCTGATTTCACCCTCGACAAGGTTTTCGTTCCAGATGCCCACCTGCTCGCCGCCGAGCCACGGCGCACCTGGGCGAACACGACTCCCCACTCGGACCCCGATGAGCACATCGCCATCGCGATCGGCATCGCGCGCCATGCCTTGGGGTCGCTGCGGGAGGGGTACCTCGAGGGGACGTACAAGTGGCGGGACCGCGAGGTCGTGCAGTCGGAGTTCAGCAGGCTCACCATCGCCGTGGATGCGGCGGAGCGGATGGCGTTCCAGATGTTCGAAGAGGTCGAACGCTGTGAGACCGAGACGCTTCCGAATGACTTCTGGCTACAACTGCGGGCGTTGGGCGCCTACGTCACCGAGCTCGCCGTCGAGTGCGCGGGGTTCGCACTTCGGCGTGGGGGCGGACGTGCGCTGTACATGCCGAACGCTCTCGAACGCACCCTTCGCGACGCGTTGGCGGCGCAGGCGCACATCCTCGTGAGCGACCAGAACTACGCAGCCCACGGCGCCGCGCTGCTGGGACTGGTATCGGATCGTCCTGGTCACCGGTGA
- a CDS encoding dipeptide/oligopeptide/nickel ABC transporter permease/ATP-binding protein — protein sequence MTQSSTLTLPVVTERASSRLFLWRLYRRPIAIASSAVLLVIVVTCACAPFFPLADPLAQDLSAVLQLPSAAHLLGTDALGRDVLSRLLSGGMLTLSAVLVALIVAGVIGPLLGIFAGYFGGIVDRLISGAIATMLTIPVIIILLAVLAVFPTNIDAAMITLGVLGAAPIALVVRTATRSIKQDSFIAAAELAGVSDLRIILRHVLPRLTGVLIVQLALFACVALVMQGGLAYLGLGIPQPQPSWGGGIAEAQKVIFRSQWLFVPYGGILAVTILSIALLGDAARDTAAELSTMEQRLPRRRATPRQKVPLVAATAASTSHPPVRNSLLTVRDLSVGFDGRPEPVVCDVSLEVLPGEVVGVVGESGSGKSTLMVALLGLLPGSARVIGGSAMLGDRELLSLDDRRMRKVLGREIGLIAQDPMAALDPAFTVGTLMDEIVRGHGVPRRAARERTLDLLAEVALPDPERVCRLYPHELSGGMAQRVCIAMAVSGRPQVLIADEATTALDVTVQAHILHLLRQLAQTKGMGVLLVTHNLGVVADICDRVEVMRDGRVVESGTVDHVFYDSTVPYVAELLAATPSLVPLESSPTDREPLEAS from the coding sequence ATGACACAGTCGTCGACGCTCACATTGCCGGTGGTGACCGAGCGGGCGAGTTCTCGCCTCTTCCTGTGGCGCCTGTACCGCCGGCCGATCGCGATCGCCAGCTCTGCGGTGCTTCTGGTCATCGTCGTGACGTGCGCCTGCGCGCCCTTCTTCCCGCTGGCTGATCCCTTGGCCCAGGATCTGTCGGCGGTTCTGCAGTTACCCAGTGCCGCCCATCTTCTCGGCACCGACGCCCTCGGCCGGGATGTGCTCAGCCGGCTTCTCTCCGGGGGCATGCTCACGCTCTCAGCAGTGCTGGTCGCTCTCATCGTTGCAGGCGTCATCGGCCCCCTCCTCGGCATCTTCGCCGGCTATTTCGGAGGAATCGTCGACCGGCTCATCTCCGGGGCGATCGCCACCATGCTCACGATTCCGGTCATCATCATTCTGCTGGCCGTGCTTGCCGTGTTCCCGACCAACATCGATGCGGCGATGATCACGCTCGGCGTGCTCGGCGCCGCCCCGATAGCGCTCGTCGTGCGGACCGCGACGCGCTCGATCAAGCAGGACTCCTTCATCGCCGCGGCTGAGCTGGCGGGGGTCAGTGATCTGCGTATCATCCTCCGCCACGTCCTCCCCCGCCTCACCGGCGTGCTGATCGTCCAGCTGGCCCTCTTCGCGTGTGTCGCGCTCGTCATGCAGGGCGGCCTGGCATACCTGGGGCTGGGCATTCCGCAGCCCCAGCCCAGCTGGGGTGGAGGGATCGCCGAGGCGCAGAAGGTGATCTTCCGCTCACAGTGGCTGTTCGTGCCGTACGGCGGCATCCTCGCCGTCACGATCCTCTCCATCGCGCTGCTCGGCGATGCCGCACGCGACACGGCGGCCGAGCTCTCCACCATGGAGCAGCGCCTCCCACGCCGCCGCGCCACGCCGCGGCAGAAGGTCCCGCTCGTTGCGGCCACCGCCGCATCGACGTCGCACCCGCCCGTGCGCAACTCGCTGCTCACCGTCCGCGACCTTTCGGTGGGCTTCGACGGCCGCCCGGAACCGGTCGTCTGCGATGTCAGTCTCGAGGTCTTACCCGGCGAGGTCGTCGGGGTGGTCGGGGAGTCCGGCAGCGGCAAGAGCACTCTGATGGTCGCCTTGCTGGGGCTCCTCCCCGGGTCGGCCCGCGTGATCGGCGGATCTGCCATGCTCGGCGACCGGGAGCTGCTCTCGCTCGACGACCGCAGGATGCGGAAGGTGCTGGGACGCGAGATCGGGCTGATCGCTCAGGATCCCATGGCTGCGCTGGACCCTGCCTTCACGGTGGGCACGCTCATGGACGAGATCGTCCGCGGTCACGGGGTGCCGCGTCGAGCGGCGCGCGAGCGCACGCTGGATCTGCTCGCCGAGGTCGCACTCCCGGACCCGGAGCGCGTCTGCCGGCTCTACCCGCACGAGCTCTCTGGCGGGATGGCGCAGCGGGTGTGCATCGCGATGGCAGTGTCAGGTCGGCCACAGGTGCTCATCGCGGATGAGGCGACCACCGCCCTCGACGTCACCGTCCAGGCGCACATCCTCCACCTGCTCCGGCAGTTGGCCCAGACGAAGGGTATGGGGGTCCTGCTCGTGACGCACAACCTCGGCGTCGTCGCGGACATCTGCGACCGCGTCGAGGTGATGCGGGACGGCCGCGTCGTGGAGAGCGGCACCGTCGACCACGTCTTCTACGACAGTACGGTGCCTTATGTCGCCGAGCTGCTGGCTGCGACCCCTTCGCTCGTCCCGCTCGAATCGTCACCGACCGATCGCGAACCGCTGGAGGCCTCGTGA